From one Mya arenaria isolate MELC-2E11 chromosome 4, ASM2691426v1 genomic stretch:
- the LOC128230728 gene encoding uncharacterized protein LOC128230728 produces MADIRRRIRRIRNRIAGLPIPRVFQDRTNPLEVMSELEVFNRYRFRPHSIIQLVDRAYQSMVRPTSRSNPLPPLLSVLVTLQFLATGTHYIVVGAVHGISPSSVCRAVKGVIKVFAEIGSRTIGFRSDVAACKAEFYRIAGMYSFEIYIFILVNYLGSMSP; encoded by the coding sequence ATGGCCGACATCAGACGCCGAATTCGGCGTATTCGTAACCGCATCGCTGGTTTGCCGATTCCGCGAGTTTTCCAGGACCGAACCAACCCGCTGGAAGTGATGTCAGAATTAGAGGTATTCAACCGGTACAGATTCCGGCCACACTCTATCATACAGCTTGTTGACAGGGCGTACCAATCAATGGTCCGGCCGACGAGTCGGTCAAATCCACTTCCGCCACTTCTAAGTGTGCTTGTTACACTGCAGTTTTTGGCCACCGGCACCCACTATATAGTAGTGGGTGCTGTCCATGGGATTTCACCTTCTTCAGTATGCCGGGCGGTGAAAGGTGTCATTAAGGTGTTCGCCGAGATCGGTAGCAGGACCATAGGATTTAGATCGGATGTGGCAGCATGCAAAGCAGAATTTTATCGAATAGCAGGCATGTATTCATTTGAAatctatatttttatacttGTCAATTATCTAGGTAGTATGTCACCTTAG